From a region of the Colias croceus chromosome 14, ilColCroc2.1 genome:
- the LOC123697395 gene encoding proteasome subunit beta type-2 — MSNIQLQCLLGIQCNDFVMIAADQTNSHSIMVMKDDEDKIYKISDKLVMGVIGDSGDTTQFAEYIAKNIQLYKMRNSYELGPSAAANFTRQNLAEYLRSRTPYFVNILMGGYDKENGPELYFMDYLASSVKVPFAAHGYGGFLSLSIMDRHHKKDLTEEEAYNILKLCVQEVHRRLFVSLPNFQVTVVNKDGVKALPVINSKSLQ; from the exons atgtcgAACATACAATTACAATGCCTTCTCGGTATACAATGCAATGACTTTGTTATGATAGCTGCTGATCAGACCAACAGCCACAGTATTATGGTCATGAAAGACG ATGaggataaaatatacaaaatatcgGACAAACTTGTCATGGGAGTGATCGGCGATTCTGGCGATACCACACAGTTCGCAGAGTACATTGCTAAGAACATCCAGCTCTATAAAATGCGGAACAGTTATGAACTGGGACCATCAGCAGCGGCTAACTTTACTCGCCAGAACTTGGCTGAATACTTGAGAAGTCGT ACACCAtactttgttaatattttgatgGGAGGTTATGACAAGGAGAATGGTCCAGAACTATATTTCATGGACTATTTGGCATCAAGCGTTAAAGTACCTTTTGCTGCTCATGGTTATGGTGGTTTTCTCAGTTTGAGTATCATGGACCGTCATCATAAGAAAG ATTTGACAGAAGAAGAAGCTTACAACATACTGAAATTGTGTGTACAAGAGGTGCACAGGCGTCTGTTTGTCAGTCTGCCCAACTTCCAAGTAACAGTCGTTAATAAGGATGGAGTGAAAGCCCTGCCTGTTATTAATTCTAAATCtctacaataa
- the LOC123697394 gene encoding transcription initiation factor TFIID subunit 8, which yields MAETTEKVESNCDARRRILNIAVSTVLLETGFESADKMSLETLTEMLQAFFTEVGNSARGYCELSGRVEPVLGDIMMALINMGINLQGLEQYAARPNRHVIQPPQQAPVPRTPAMLSAGSKAKPSPHIPFHLPPLPDPHAYIRTPTHKQPVTEYEAIREKAATQKRDIEKALTKFLSKTSETHNLFNTEDNQVYPLIACKPTFPAYLPCLLPTDQVFDFDELEYHFQVANRTEDLPADKKDQSDNEGEIGGDNENANNSQSENPDITGISSPDRNKSGG from the exons ATGGCTGAGACTACAGAGAAAGTAGAAAGTAATTGTGATGCACGTCGTAGGATTCTCAACATAGCTGTATCAACTGTTCTATTAGAAACTGGCTTTGAATCCGCGGATAAAATGAGTTTGGAAACATTAACAGAGATGCTACAAGCAT TTTTCACTGAAGTTGGAAATTCTGCCAGAGGCTACTGCGAACTTTCGGGTCGAGTAGAGCCCGTTTTAGGAGATATTATGATGGCTCTTATTAATATGg GTATCAATCTACAAGGACTAGAACAATATGCAGCTCGGCCGAACAGACATGTGATCCAGCCTCCGCAACAGGCACCAGTTCCTAGGACACCTGCAATGCTCTCAGCGGGATCCAAAGCTAAACCCTCACCTCACATACCATTCCATTTACCACCTCTACCAGACCCACATGCTTATATAAGGACTCCG acACATAAACAACCTGTAACAGAATATGAAGCTATAAGAGAGAAAGCTGCCACACAAAAGAGAGATATAGAAAAAGCTTTGACTAAGTTTTTATCGAAAACAAGTGAAACACACAATCTATTCAATACAGAAGATAATCAGGTTTATCCTT tgATAGCATGTAAGCCAACATTCCCTGCATATTTACCATGCCTGTTACCAACTGATCAAGTATTTGATTTTGATGAATTGGAATATCACTTCCAAGTTGCTAATCGAACTGAAGACTTGCCAGCTGATAAGAAAG ACCAATCTGATAATGAAGGTGAAATTGGAGGGGACAATGAAAATGCAAATAATTCCCAATCAGAAAATCCTGATATAACTGGCATTTCAAGTCCAGATAGAAATAAATCTGGAGGTTAA